The stretch of DNA TCCAACTTAGGGAGAATCTATATTGCAGATAAAATAGTAGCCCTGTTGCCAACTCAGAACCTTTTAGCTTACATGAAATTCACAAGTAATAACAATAATTTGTGTTTTTGTTGTAATGGCAGACTATTGCAGCAGCAATTGTGGTTGGTGTTATTCTCCATGCAGGGAACCACCTTGTATGCGATTTTCCACGGCTTATACGTTCATCAGAAGAAATGTACGCTCCTTTGGGAATTTATTTCGGGGAAACAAAGCCAACATATCTTGCATTGATCAAAGGAGTCGAGGGCGTCACCGGGATAATCATGGTTGTGTGCATGATAATTGCTTTTACTTTAGCAACCCGGTGGTTCCGGCGTAGCCTAGTAAAGCTTCCAAAACCATTTGACAAACTGACTGGCTTCAATGCTTTCTGGTACTCCCACCATTTGTTTGCCATTGTGTACGTGGCTCTCATTGTTCATGGCCAGTTTCTGTACCTTATTCGTGTCTGGTACAGAAAATCGGTGAGATATTTATGTATTTATCGTCCATTCTTTTACTTGAAACGAGTTGGATTCCTAAGATTCTTATATTTTTCTTTTGATGCAGACATGGATGTATCTTGCAGTGCCTGTGTGCTTGTATCTAGGGGAGAGGATTCTAAGGTTCTTCAGGTCTGGCAGTTATGCTGTCCGGCTCTTGAAGGTCAGTAAAAATACATCAGAAACTTGAGCAGTGATTCTTTGTGCCTTGTACTAATCTAGTGCCATTTATCTGCAGGTGGCCATTTATCCTGGTAATGTCTTGACGCTGCAAATGACCAAACCTGCGACCTTTCGCTATAAAAGTGGGCAATATATGTTTGTTCAGTGTCCAGCAGTGTCGCCCTTTGAATGGTATATTATTACTGTACACTTGTGGCCCTTAATCATTGCTGAATTGTGTGTGCTAGTTTCAGCTTCTAGGATAGATAACACATAATTTCTTGTACATTTCATGTCTGCAGAAGGCAGACTGTCTCATTACATTGAACTTTGAACACTTCCTCTCTTTCAGGCACCCCTTCTCAATTACTTCAGCACCTGGGGATGAATATCTCAGCATCCATGTTCGGCAACTTGGTGACTGGACACGAGAGCTCAAGAGAGTATTTTCCGCGGCCTGCGAGCCCCCAGTGAGTGGAAAAAGTGGTCTTCTTAGAGCAGACGAGACAACTAAGAAAACGTATGAACGCCCCTATATTTTAGCGGTTACCTTTGTGCTCTGTGGACACTTCACAATTTATAATACTGTCTTTTGGTGATGCAGCTTACCCAAGCTTCTGATCGATGGCCCTTATGGTTCTCCTGCTCAGGATTACGGCAAGTATGATGTTTTACTACTTGTTGGATTAGGAATTGGTGCTACACCCTTTATCAGCATTTTGAAAGATCTCCTCAACAACATCATTAAGATGGAGGAAGAGGAGGTTCGTTATATTCTCCATATCATCAGTCAGTCATCTTCATAGTCTTAGAAGTAATTATTCAAGATATAAATAGATTACTCAAAAAAGTCTAAGAAGTGAAATAAAATATCATTCACATATTCTTTCTATGGTTTATTTTCCACTCACAAGCATAATTGCAGGATACTTCTACGGATCTCTATCCACCAATTGGTCGGAATAAGCCACATGTTGATCTGGGTACGCTTATGAGGGTTACCACAAGACCAAGGAAGGTTTTAAAGACTACAAATGCTTACTTTTATTGGGTGACACGTGAGCAAGGCTCTTTTGATTGGTTCAAAGGAGTCATGAATGAGATTGCCGACATGGATCAAAGGGTAAGTACATCAAGTGACTGTTACTTTTGTTTGCGGTGCAGTTTGTTATCTTCAGAAATTCACAATAGGTTCCCCTTGCGAAGTTGTAGTTAAACTTACCTTTGATCCATGTAGAATATCATTGAGATGCACAACTACCTCACAAGCGTTTACGAGGAAGGGGATGCTCGGTCAGCGCTCATCACTATGCTTCAAGCTCTGAACCATGCCAAGAATGGTGTCGATGTTGTCTCTGGAACTAAAGTAAGCAGTGATATAAAGCTATTAGTAGCTTTGCATAGTCTGTAAAGTGAATGCATCAAAATATTAAGCCATTTCTCCCTATTTATTGGCATAAATGTTTAAAAGAGGTTCACACTTGCCTTGTACTGCTACCACTTGCATTTGACTACCAGTGAACTCATTTTGCAGGTTCGGACACATTTTGCAAGACCAAATTGGAAAAAGGTCCTAGCCAAAATTGCCTCAAAGCACCCGTATGCGAAGATAGGTTAGTATACGTATCACAGCCTAATCAAACGTGATTTGATTTGTTGAAGTCATTGACCCATGGATTATCTACTGTTATCAAAGTTATTTTTGTATATCCATGCTAGAGTTATTATGTGCACGCACTAGTATGTTGATATGCAAAACGTTCAGTTGGATGTACTACACAAGTAAGATTGCTAGGCAAATTTTTAAAATTATAAATGGTGTGTTAGTATTAGTAATCATGATTTTTTTATTTCATCTTGGGTTGAGTTAGTATTAGTAAATATCAAATCCTATGTCGATAAGCCAAGTCCATAATTATTTATGTTGCATACAGGTGTCTTCTACTGTGGAGCTCCAGTCCTGGCACAAGAACTTGCCAAGCTTTGCCACGAGTTCAATGGGAAATGCACCACAAAATTCGAGTTCCACAAGGAGTATTTCTGAATTCCAAGTAGACACTTGACAGGAAACGAGAATAGAGACTACGCTACTTGTACAGCATTTTTGTCCTGGTATATTCTTTATAAAGGACAGGAGAGGCCAAGGGGAAGAAGCAACCATAGCCATCGCCCCAGACTTCAGAATCCCAAATGCGCCAACAAGAAGGATGTAGAACTACATGTGGCGTCCGTGATGGCTTTTACAACATGGACCTGCGAGGGGATTCCTCCCGGTAGGCCTCGAATGTACAGAGACCACCTGAAGAAGAAGACCTTGAGCTTCTCCTGAATATAGTTGGGAGTATAGGATGCTGATATGTAGGACATAGGAAGGGAACCACGAGCCACAAGGCTAATTAACTGTATATTTTTTATCATGCAGCTGAGTGTCTGACCAAGGCAAAAAAAGTagacgcgtaatgtcggtccaggccgcttcgtccaacaataccgccgaaccaaagtatgacatgccggtaagaagtatgacttatatcgcccacagctcacttgtgttctactcgtgcatataacatcaacacataaaacctaggctcggatgccactatagggtttcgtagtaatttcaaaaaaaattcctacgcacacgcaagatcatggtgatgcatagcaacgagaggggagagtgtgatctacgtacccttgtagatcgacaacggaagtgttagcacaacgtggttgatgtagtcgtacgtcttcacggtccaactgatccaagcaccgttactccggcacctccgagttcttggcacacgttcagctcgatgacgctccccggactccgatccagcaaagcttcggggaggagttccgtcagcacgacggcgtggtgacgatcttgatgttcaaccgtcacagggcttcgcctaagcaccgctacaatatgaccgaggtggaatatggtggaggggggcaccgcaaaCGGCTAAgaaacgatcacgaagatcaacttgtgtgtctagaggtgcccccctgcccctgtatataaaggagcaagggggagggggcggccggcctaggagggggcgcgccaaggggagtcctactcccaccgggagtaggactccctccttccttgttggagtaggagaaggggaaagagggggagaagaagaaggaaaagggggctgcgccccttgtccaattcggaccagagggggggggggcgcaagcctccttccttttggcctctctcctctattcccgtatggcccaataaggcccatatactccccggcgaattctcgtaactctccggtactccgaaaaatatccgaatcactcggaacctttccgatgtccgaatatagtcgtccaatatatcgatctttacgtctcgaccatttcgagactcctcgtcatgtccccgacctcatccgggactccgaactccttaggtacatcaaaactcataaactcataatataactgtcatcgaaaccttaagcgtgcggaccgtatggttcgagaacaatgtagacatgaccaagacatgtctccggtcaataaccaatagcggaacctggatgctcatattggctcctacatattttacgaagatctttatcggtcagaccgtataacaacatacgttgttccctttgtcatcggtatgttatttgcccgagattcgatcgtcggtatctcaatacctagttcaatctcgttaccagcaagtctctttactcgttccgtaatacatcatctcgcaactaactcattagttgcaatgcttgcaaggcttatgtgatgtgcattaccgagagggcctagagatagctctccgacaatcggagtgacaaatcctaatctcgaaatacgccaacccaacatgtacctttggagacacctgtagagctcctttataatcaccc from Triticum urartu cultivar G1812 chromosome 3, Tu2.1, whole genome shotgun sequence encodes:
- the LOC125544653 gene encoding respiratory burst oxidase homolog protein A-like encodes the protein MRGGASAGHPRWGSAGTTPRSLSTGSSPRGSEPASEDGEELVEVTLDLQDDDTIVLRSVEPAAAAALGSGSGALRLPVPARGELGDCGASSSSSRSPSMRRTSSYRLLQLSQELMAGARHFSHDLTRRFSRSHSHSRDEAHQQPSSGIESALAARAARRQRAQLDRTRSGAHRALRGLRFISSNKASNAWREVQANFDRLARDGYLSRSDFAECIGMTESKEFAVELFDTLSRRRQMKLDTISKEELREIWQQITDNSFDSRLQIFFDMVDKNADGRIGEAEVKEIIMLSASANKLSRLKEQAEEYAALIMEELDPEELGYIELWQLETLLLQKDTYVNYSQALSYTSQALSQNLALRKKGSIRKIGNSLIYYLEDNWKRLWVLALWIGIMAGLFTWKFIQYRERYVFKVMGYCVTTAKGAAETLKLNMAIILLPVCRNTITWLRNTRAARVLPFDDNINFHKTIAAAIVVGVILHAGNHLVCDFPRLIRSSEEMYAPLGIYFGETKPTYLALIKGVEGVTGIIMVVCMIIAFTLATRWFRRSLVKLPKPFDKLTGFNAFWYSHHLFAIVYVALIVHGQFLYLIRVWYRKSTWMYLAVPVCLYLGERILRFFRSGSYAVRLLKVAIYPGNVLTLQMTKPATFRYKSGQYMFVQCPAVSPFEWHPFSITSAPGDEYLSIHVRQLGDWTRELKRVFSAACEPPVSGKSGLLRADETTKKTLPKLLIDGPYGSPAQDYGKYDVLLLVGLGIGATPFISILKDLLNNIIKMEEEEDTSTDLYPPIGRNKPHVDLGTLMRVTTRPRKVLKTTNAYFYWVTREQGSFDWFKGVMNEIADMDQRNIIEMHNYLTSVYEEGDARSALITMLQALNHAKNGVDVVSGTKVRTHFARPNWKKVLAKIASKHPYAKIGVFYCGAPVLAQELAKLCHEFNGKCTTKFEFHKEYF